The following are encoded in a window of Streptomyces sp. 11x1 genomic DNA:
- a CDS encoding ABC transporter ATP-binding protein, whose product MTDDGKPGEGLDARLVVVRGASFRLDVTLTAAPGDVVALLGPNGAGKTTALRALAGLVPLSDGGRLRLDGAELDGRPPESRPVGVVFQDYLLFPHLTALDNVAFGPRCHGASKAEARARAAKWLERMGLAAQAGNKPRRLSGGQAQRVALARALATHPRLLLLDEPLAALDARTRLDVRAQLRRHLADFEAVAVLVTHDPLDAMVLADRLVVIEDGHVVQEGTPSHIARHPRTDYIAHLVGLNLYRGEARGHTVHLPDGPAITTTEDLTGPVFVAFPPSAVTLHRDRPTGSSARNLWHCEVTGMDAHGDQIRASLAGELALAVDLTTVAAAELGIHPGTEIWATVKASQTHAYPA is encoded by the coding sequence ATGACCGACGACGGGAAACCCGGCGAGGGTCTCGACGCCCGGCTGGTGGTCGTACGCGGCGCGTCGTTCCGTCTCGATGTGACACTGACCGCCGCGCCCGGTGACGTGGTGGCGCTGCTCGGCCCCAACGGCGCCGGCAAGACGACGGCGCTACGGGCCCTCGCCGGGCTCGTGCCGCTGTCGGACGGTGGCCGGCTGCGACTGGACGGCGCCGAGCTGGACGGCCGACCACCGGAGTCGCGCCCGGTCGGCGTGGTCTTCCAGGACTATCTCCTCTTCCCGCACCTCACCGCCCTCGACAACGTGGCCTTCGGCCCCCGCTGCCACGGCGCGAGCAAGGCGGAGGCGCGGGCGCGGGCAGCGAAGTGGCTGGAGCGGATGGGCCTCGCCGCCCAGGCCGGAAACAAGCCCCGGCGGCTCTCCGGCGGCCAGGCGCAGCGCGTGGCCCTCGCCCGCGCCCTGGCCACCCACCCCCGGCTGCTCCTCCTCGACGAGCCCCTCGCCGCCCTCGACGCCCGCACCCGCCTCGACGTCCGCGCCCAACTCCGGCGCCACCTGGCCGACTTCGAGGCCGTCGCCGTGCTCGTCACCCACGACCCGCTGGACGCCATGGTCCTGGCGGACCGTCTCGTCGTCATCGAGGACGGCCACGTCGTCCAGGAGGGCACCCCCTCCCACATCGCCCGCCATCCCCGTACGGACTACATCGCCCACCTCGTCGGCCTCAACCTCTACCGGGGTGAGGCGCGCGGCCACACCGTCCACCTCCCCGACGGACCGGCGATCACTACGACGGAGGACCTGACCGGCCCGGTCTTCGTCGCCTTTCCGCCCAGCGCCGTCACCCTCCACCGGGACCGGCCCACCGGCTCCAGCGCCCGCAACCTCTGGCACTGCGAGGTCACCGGCATGGACGCCCACGGCGACCAGATCCGGGCCTCCCTCGCCGGTGAACTCGCCCTGGCCGTCGATCTGACGACCGTCGCGGCGGCGGAGCTCGGCATCCACCCGGGCACGGAGATCTGGGCGACGGTCAAGGCGAGCCAGACGCACGCCTACCCCGCCTGA
- a CDS encoding TOBE domain-containing protein, translating into MSLSIRNQLHGTITTVTPGEAMATVRVRLDGGQEVTAAITLDAVEALGLTAGTAVRTLVKATEVSLATGPVDGLSIRNRLPGTVREVTAGSAMAAVRVAVEGGELTAAITKDAVTELGLAAGSAVTALFKSTEVSLATV; encoded by the coding sequence ATGAGCCTGAGCATCCGCAATCAACTGCACGGCACCATCACCACCGTCACCCCGGGGGAGGCCATGGCGACCGTCAGGGTCCGCCTCGACGGCGGACAGGAGGTCACCGCCGCGATCACCCTCGACGCCGTGGAAGCCCTCGGCCTGACCGCGGGCACGGCCGTGCGCACCCTGGTCAAGGCCACGGAGGTGTCGCTGGCCACCGGCCCCGTGGACGGGCTGTCCATCCGCAACCGGCTCCCCGGCACCGTGCGCGAGGTGACCGCGGGCTCCGCCATGGCGGCGGTGAGGGTCGCGGTCGAGGGCGGCGAACTGACCGCCGCGATCACGAAGGACGCGGTCACCGAACTCGGTCTGGCGGCGGGCTCCGCCGTCACCGCGCTGTTCAAGTCGACGGAGGTCTCCCTCGCGACCGTCTAG
- a CDS encoding class I SAM-dependent methyltransferase, whose translation MGLSTTTAARWVERWERQQQLYAVDREERFEVIADLVEHVTRDRAVPLVLDLGSGPGCLAARLAARLPTADVLAVDADPLLLELGSAHYGPTLRYVRAVIGEPGWLDALALERPVDAVVSTTALHYLGTGTLRGVYRELAGLLRPGGILINGDHISPDSTKVSELALDIGRRRSERSALPLVEDWDSWWAGAAADPELARLLSHRADAGRPHCEGNDLTLSGHVALLRDAGFEHVGPVWQVGPSHVLAALR comes from the coding sequence ATGGGTCTGAGTACGACGACGGCGGCGCGCTGGGTGGAGCGCTGGGAACGCCAGCAGCAGTTGTACGCGGTCGACCGTGAGGAACGGTTCGAGGTCATCGCGGATCTGGTCGAGCATGTGACCCGCGACCGGGCCGTGCCGCTCGTCCTCGATCTGGGCAGCGGCCCGGGGTGTCTGGCGGCGCGGCTCGCCGCCCGACTGCCGACCGCCGACGTGCTCGCCGTCGACGCGGACCCGCTCCTCCTGGAACTGGGCAGCGCCCACTACGGGCCCACTCTGCGCTACGTCAGAGCCGTGATCGGTGAACCCGGCTGGCTCGACGCGCTCGCCCTGGAGCGCCCGGTGGACGCGGTGGTGTCGACCACCGCCCTGCACTACCTCGGCACGGGGACCCTGCGGGGCGTCTACCGGGAACTCGCCGGGCTGCTGCGGCCCGGCGGCATCCTCATCAACGGCGACCACATCAGCCCCGACTCCACGAAGGTCTCCGAGCTCGCCCTCGACATCGGCCGCCGCCGGAGCGAACGCTCCGCCCTGCCCCTCGTCGAGGACTGGGACTCCTGGTGGGCCGGCGCCGCCGCCGACCCCGAACTCGCCCGGCTCCTCTCACACCGCGCGGACGCCGGACGCCCCCACTGCGAGGGCAACGACCTGACCCTCTCCGGTCACGTCGCCCTCCTGCGCGACGCGGGCTTCGAACACGTCGGGCCCGTCTGGCAGGTGGGCCCCAGCCACGTCCTGGCGGCCCTGCGGTGA
- a CDS encoding DUF2267 domain-containing protein yields the protein MTFEQMLERVRYEGAYPTRARAEEAVRTVLAAFGRRLTGDERVELAARLPHEAARCFTAEIPDTEPVTGWGFVKDLATRTGGTPATTRWDTGTVLRIVAQLAGDDLLDRILAQLPPGYALLFGRAELPPAPTPSLASAGAPTGTTTL from the coding sequence ATGACGTTCGAGCAGATGCTGGAAAGAGTGCGCTACGAAGGCGCCTACCCCACCCGCGCCCGGGCCGAGGAGGCCGTGCGCACCGTCCTGGCCGCCTTCGGCCGACGGCTCACCGGCGACGAGCGCGTGGAACTCGCGGCCAGGCTGCCGCACGAGGCCGCTCGCTGCTTCACGGCGGAGATCCCCGACACCGAACCCGTCACCGGCTGGGGCTTCGTCAAGGACCTGGCGACCCGCACGGGTGGTACGCCGGCCACGACCCGCTGGGACACCGGCACCGTCCTGCGGATCGTCGCCCAGCTCGCGGGCGACGACCTCCTCGACCGCATCCTCGCCCAACTCCCACCCGGCTACGCCCTGCTCTTCGGCCGGGCCGAACTGCCCCCGGCACCCACGCCCTCCCTGGCCTCCGCAGGAGCCCCGACCGGCACGACGACCCTCTGA
- a CDS encoding Hsp20/alpha crystallin family protein yields the protein MLMRTDPFRELDRLTQQLLNTTGTWSRPSAMPMDAYREGEEYVIALDLPGVSPDAIDVDVERNMLTVKAERRPVTKADDVQMELSERPLGVFSRQVVLADTLDTEHIKADYDAGVLTLRIPIAERAKPRKVAIGGGTTHREISG from the coding sequence ATGTTGATGCGCACCGATCCGTTCCGTGAGCTGGACCGCCTCACCCAGCAGCTCCTGAACACGACCGGCACCTGGTCACGCCCGTCGGCGATGCCGATGGACGCCTACCGCGAGGGCGAGGAGTATGTGATCGCCCTCGATCTGCCCGGTGTCTCCCCGGACGCGATCGATGTCGACGTCGAGCGGAACATGCTGACCGTCAAGGCCGAGCGGCGCCCCGTCACCAAGGCGGACGACGTGCAGATGGAGCTCTCCGAGCGACCCCTGGGTGTCTTCTCCCGCCAGGTCGTGCTGGCCGACACCCTGGACACCGAGCACATCAAGGCGGACTACGACGCGGGTGTGCTGACCCTGCGGATCCCGATCGCCGAGCGCGCCAAGCCCCGCAAGGTTGCCATCGGCGGCGGCACCACGCACCGGGAGATCAGCGGCTGA
- a CDS encoding type III effector protein has translation MNSADQPASDHGSPGGLTPTSFLAAAAALDTIHEALHSARTPQDGDRPEPDPASSQQALAALLMLREARDQLAEWEAGLIEAAREAGASWADLAHPLGVSSRQAAERRYLRVRPGRPGSTGEQRVQATRDRRAADRTVTTWARANAADLRGLAGRITALTDLPAAARTPLVELTAALAADDAAALIAPLADTHTYLTPGHPDIAARVDDVTRHTDRLRRASSDQRQNRT, from the coding sequence ATGAACAGCGCCGATCAGCCCGCCTCCGACCACGGCAGCCCCGGCGGTCTCACACCCACGTCCTTCCTCGCGGCCGCCGCGGCCCTGGACACGATCCACGAGGCCCTGCACTCGGCCCGGACACCCCAGGACGGGGACCGGCCCGAACCCGACCCGGCCAGCTCGCAGCAGGCCCTCGCGGCGCTTCTGATGCTCCGCGAGGCCCGGGATCAACTCGCCGAGTGGGAAGCGGGTCTGATCGAGGCGGCCCGGGAGGCGGGCGCCAGCTGGGCCGACCTCGCCCACCCCCTCGGCGTCTCCAGCCGTCAGGCGGCCGAGCGCCGCTACCTTCGGGTACGGCCCGGACGTCCCGGTTCCACCGGGGAACAGCGCGTACAGGCCACCCGCGACCGCCGCGCCGCCGACCGCACCGTCACCACCTGGGCCCGCGCCAACGCCGCGGACCTGCGCGGGCTCGCTGGGCGGATCACCGCGCTGACCGACCTCCCCGCCGCCGCCCGCACCCCCCTCGTCGAACTCACCGCCGCCCTCGCCGCCGACGACGCCGCCGCCCTCATCGCCCCCCTGGCTGACACGCACACCTATCTGACGCCGGGCCACCCCGACATCGCAGCCCGCGTCGACGACGTCACCCGCCACACCGACCGGCTCCGCCGCGCCAGCAGCGACCAGCGCCAGAACAGGACGTGA
- a CDS encoding HemK2/MTQ2 family protein methyltransferase: MAALTLVSTSTLFLTPPGVYAPQWDTELLTRALCRESVDSSTDVLDLGTGSGAVAVQAARLGARVTAVDISWLSVFTARVNALLARRRVRVRHGDLTTAATGRTYDLVISNPPYVPSPADRIPRGGRARAWEAGRDGRVFVDRLCAAAPGMLRPGGALLVVHSGLCGSDATLRSLEGGGLRASVVDRAEVPYGPVLRSRRPWLVRQGLIGEGDDQEELVVIRAERP; this comes from the coding sequence ATGGCGGCGCTCACGCTGGTGTCGACGTCGACGCTGTTCCTCACCCCGCCGGGTGTGTACGCACCGCAGTGGGACACGGAGTTGCTCACACGCGCCCTGTGCCGAGAGAGTGTCGACTCGTCCACCGACGTGCTCGACCTGGGGACCGGCAGTGGCGCCGTCGCCGTACAGGCCGCGCGTCTGGGTGCCCGGGTGACCGCCGTCGACATCTCCTGGCTCTCCGTGTTCACGGCACGCGTCAACGCGCTGCTCGCCCGGCGGCGCGTGCGCGTCCGGCACGGTGACCTCACCACGGCGGCCACGGGGCGCACGTACGACCTGGTGATCAGCAATCCGCCCTATGTGCCCTCGCCCGCCGACCGGATACCGCGCGGAGGCCGGGCCCGGGCATGGGAGGCCGGCCGGGACGGCCGTGTCTTCGTCGACCGCCTCTGCGCGGCGGCACCCGGGATGCTCCGCCCGGGTGGGGCTCTGCTGGTCGTCCACTCAGGCCTGTGCGGCAGCGACGCCACGCTGCGAAGCCTGGAGGGCGGCGGGCTGCGTGCCTCGGTCGTCGACCGCGCCGAGGTGCCCTACGGCCCGGTACTGCGTTCCCGCCGCCCCTGGCTCGTCCGCCAGGGTCTGATCGGCGAGGGCGACGACCAGGAGGAACTGGTGGTCATCCGTGCGGAACGCCCCTGA
- a CDS encoding CBS domain-containing protein, protein MTPHVSDLMTSAPVTVEPRTPVATVARMMRDEDIGAVLVTEGDRLRGLVSDRDLVVRTVAEGGDPNRTTVADACSDDLVTVGPDDDVRRAVELMREHSVRRMPVVDEEQHAVGIVSLGDLAIERDPESALGDISSTKPNK, encoded by the coding sequence ATGACTCCGCATGTCAGCGACCTGATGACAAGCGCCCCGGTGACCGTCGAGCCGCGGACGCCGGTGGCGACCGTGGCCCGGATGATGCGGGACGAGGACATCGGCGCCGTCCTGGTCACCGAGGGCGATCGGCTGCGAGGGCTGGTCAGCGACCGCGACCTGGTGGTCCGCACGGTGGCCGAGGGCGGCGACCCGAACCGGACGACCGTGGCGGACGCGTGCAGCGACGACCTCGTCACGGTCGGCCCGGACGACGACGTGCGCCGCGCGGTGGAACTGATGCGTGAGCACTCGGTCCGCCGGATGCCGGTCGTCGACGAGGAGCAGCACGCGGTGGGCATCGTCTCCCTCGGGGACCTGGCCATCGAGCGCGACCCCGAGTCGGCCCTCGGCGACATCAGCTCCACGAAGCCCAACAAGTAG
- a CDS encoding DUF6480 family protein codes for MPGADAPRGVPPGETPPGEGGTYGISHPEPPEPRRGWGSMSLVLILVLAALMVIGLVGMAVVL; via the coding sequence ATGCCGGGAGCCGACGCCCCCCGTGGTGTGCCGCCCGGTGAGACTCCGCCGGGCGAAGGGGGGACCTACGGCATCTCCCACCCGGAGCCGCCCGAACCGCGCAGGGGGTGGGGTTCGATGTCCCTCGTCCTGATCCTGGTGCTGGCAGCGCTGATGGTGATCGGACTCGTCGGTATGGCCGTGGTCCTCTGA
- a CDS encoding ATP-binding protein translates to MGSNADGDGCSGPDTYLMRAGYALGGEDGCIADARHHALAFLDRAHAQHHLPVSARVRDLTQLVVSELVTNARKYAPGPVLLELRVTADSVDIVVWDSDPTVPAAQAADPDRIGQHGLEIVKAVTEDLFVEREPVGKRITARIALADPSGGGR, encoded by the coding sequence GTGGGATCGAATGCCGACGGCGACGGCTGTAGCGGGCCGGACACCTATCTGATGCGCGCCGGATACGCCTTGGGCGGCGAGGACGGCTGCATCGCCGATGCCCGCCACCACGCCCTCGCCTTCCTCGACCGTGCCCACGCCCAACACCACCTGCCCGTCTCAGCACGGGTACGGGACCTCACGCAGCTGGTGGTCAGCGAACTGGTCACCAACGCCCGCAAGTACGCCCCCGGGCCGGTGCTCCTGGAGCTGCGGGTCACCGCCGACAGCGTGGACATCGTCGTGTGGGACAGCGATCCCACGGTGCCCGCCGCGCAGGCCGCCGACCCCGACCGGATCGGACAGCACGGGCTGGAGATCGTCAAGGCCGTCACCGAGGACCTCTTCGTCGAGCGGGAGCCGGTCGGCAAGCGCATCACGGCACGTATAGCCCTGGCCGATCCGTCCGGTGGCGGCCGGTAG
- a CDS encoding YihY/virulence factor BrkB family protein yields the protein MGTVVHVPQTRDMIGEELSGDEALTALRRYGGRRLLLDAFARFRYADGFSHSRSLAFQVVLGLVPFTIALVGVATTVHTESVGRIIELTVGRIVPGASASLVEDALDTTARSAGSGVWNAVAMWLGLAFALLNLASAMGQVERGANRIYGIERDRPFLAKYGRALLLALAAGMPMILGFLVLVAGDAVGNAVVEALGWSRAWLGRWGPLEVPLGVLLAWAASAVIFRWAPRRDQPGYTWLAFGSAVHLVLWVTATWLLALYVAKSGSFGAVYGPLTAFVALLLWANLTGVALFLGIAFAAQLEAARAGITEAVRPDPGPGL from the coding sequence ATGGGAACCGTGGTCCATGTCCCGCAGACGCGGGACATGATCGGGGAGGAGCTCTCCGGCGACGAGGCGCTGACCGCGCTCAGGCGCTACGGGGGCCGCCGGCTGCTCCTCGACGCATTCGCCCGGTTCCGCTACGCGGACGGTTTCAGCCACTCCCGTTCGCTCGCGTTCCAGGTGGTGCTGGGCCTGGTGCCGTTCACCATCGCGCTGGTCGGTGTGGCCACCACCGTGCACACGGAGAGCGTGGGGCGGATCATCGAACTCACCGTGGGCCGGATCGTGCCGGGCGCCAGCGCGAGCCTGGTCGAGGACGCGCTGGACACCACCGCCCGCAGCGCCGGTTCGGGTGTCTGGAACGCCGTCGCCATGTGGCTGGGGCTCGCCTTCGCCCTGCTCAACCTCGCCTCGGCGATGGGGCAGGTGGAGCGGGGCGCCAACCGCATCTACGGCATCGAACGCGACCGGCCCTTCCTCGCCAAGTACGGGCGGGCCCTGCTCCTCGCGCTCGCCGCGGGCATGCCGATGATCCTGGGCTTCCTCGTGCTCGTGGCCGGGGACGCCGTGGGGAACGCGGTGGTGGAGGCCCTCGGCTGGTCGCGGGCGTGGCTCGGCCGGTGGGGCCCGCTCGAAGTGCCGCTGGGCGTCCTGCTCGCCTGGGCCGCGTCGGCGGTGATCTTCCGCTGGGCCCCGCGCAGGGACCAGCCGGGCTACACCTGGCTCGCGTTCGGCTCGGCGGTCCACCTGGTCCTGTGGGTCACGGCCACCTGGCTGCTGGCGCTCTACGTCGCGAAGAGCGGGTCCTTCGGCGCCGTGTACGGGCCGCTGACGGCGTTCGTCGCCCTGTTGCTGTGGGCCAACCTGACGGGCGTGGCGCTCTTCCTGGGCATCGCGTTCGCCGCCCAGCTCGAAGCGGCCCGCGCCGGCATCACCGAAGCCGTACGACCGGATCCCGGGCCGGGGCTGTGA